Proteins found in one Corynebacterium canis genomic segment:
- a CDS encoding ABC transporter substrate-binding protein has protein sequence MDRRQFLKTAAMGAAGSVLVSCGLDASNTGSATQPSPSKAGLLRIAAAGSADDALDPKTATGVAAWTAIHAIFESLVITGPNGPIMQLAKRIEHNEEADIWTVVLRDNAKYSNGGTVVAQDVVDSLEYLSEGEIAKSILAPIDFEKSKAFDETTAVLRLRESRFDFVESVLAILSPVFQGGNPAGGIGSGPYVLDSGNGAEGWVLKANQHYPPAWRLSSGLEVRAIADAGKRLRALNEGDVDLALDLPAGASQGFSADAEAWSFGPSDTKNLCFVMNVNAAPFDKEEVRRAMKLVVDREKLAGVIFDGHGKAGNDLPGQGLEGFPRGLRIKRDVDTAKELFAAAGVKTLTLITAELSPGMNDAAFLLVDQLKEVGVELTVKEQDPGTYLADLDALQQEPFFAIALPNLRVKYALPLYGGRSGIFNLSGWGGDEDWSGELEKLTGDKGRRSDLDTLGETFAEHGGLVLWGVREPVHGRAKGSPNVIMALGAPIISAVS, from the coding sequence ATGGATCGTCGGCAGTTTTTAAAAACAGCCGCTATGGGGGCAGCCGGCAGCGTTTTGGTGAGCTGCGGACTAGACGCATCAAACACCGGCAGCGCAACGCAACCTTCCCCGTCAAAGGCTGGGTTGCTGCGCATTGCCGCGGCCGGCAGTGCTGACGACGCCCTCGACCCGAAGACCGCTACCGGGGTCGCCGCGTGGACCGCGATCCATGCGATTTTCGAATCTTTGGTGATTACGGGGCCGAATGGCCCCATTATGCAATTGGCCAAGCGAATCGAACACAACGAAGAGGCGGACATTTGGACCGTGGTGCTGCGGGACAACGCCAAGTATTCCAATGGCGGCACCGTGGTGGCCCAAGACGTGGTAGATTCCTTGGAGTATTTGTCCGAGGGGGAGATTGCCAAAAGCATCCTTGCGCCCATCGATTTTGAGAAAAGCAAGGCGTTCGATGAAACCACGGCGGTGCTGCGGTTGCGGGAATCGCGCTTCGATTTCGTGGAGAGCGTGCTGGCGATTCTGAGCCCGGTGTTCCAGGGCGGTAACCCCGCCGGGGGTATCGGTTCGGGCCCGTATGTGTTGGATTCCGGCAATGGGGCGGAAGGCTGGGTGCTTAAGGCGAATCAGCACTACCCGCCGGCGTGGCGTCTGTCCAGCGGCCTTGAGGTGCGGGCGATCGCGGATGCGGGCAAACGCCTGCGCGCATTGAATGAAGGCGATGTGGATTTGGCGTTGGACCTGCCCGCGGGCGCTTCGCAGGGGTTTTCCGCGGATGCGGAGGCGTGGTCGTTTGGGCCCTCTGATACTAAGAACCTGTGTTTTGTGATGAATGTCAACGCCGCGCCCTTTGATAAGGAGGAGGTGCGCCGCGCGATGAAACTGGTGGTCGATCGCGAAAAACTGGCCGGGGTGATCTTCGATGGGCACGGCAAGGCTGGCAATGACCTGCCCGGCCAGGGTTTGGAGGGTTTCCCGCGTGGGCTGCGGATCAAGCGCGACGTGGACACCGCGAAGGAGCTGTTTGCGGCGGCGGGCGTGAAAACGTTGACGTTGATCACCGCCGAGCTTTCACCGGGTATGAACGACGCCGCGTTCCTCCTTGTGGATCAGCTCAAGGAGGTGGGCGTGGAACTTACCGTTAAGGAACAGGATCCTGGGACGTACCTTGCGGATCTGGACGCCTTGCAGCAGGAACCTTTCTTTGCCATCGCCCTGCCGAACCTGCGGGTGAAATACGCGCTGCCGCTGTATGGCGGGCGGAGCGGGATTTTCAACCTTTCCGGCTGGGGTGGTGATGAGGATTGGAGCGGCGAGTTGGAAAAACTTACCGGAGATAAGGGGCGTCGCTCGGACCTGGATACCTTGGGGGAAACCTTTGCCGAGCATGGCGGGCTTGTGTTGTGGGGCGTGCGGGAACCCGTGCACGGGCGTGCGAAGGGAAGCCCCAACGTGATCATGGCGTTGGGGGCTCCGATCATCAGTGCGGTGTCTTAG